From a single Nocardioides panacis genomic region:
- the rpsA gene encoding 30S ribosomal protein S1, producing the protein MTITPTLSDAPQVAINDIGSEEDFLAAIDATIKYFNDGDIVEGTIVKVDRDEVLLDIGYKTEGVIPSRELSIKHDVDPSEVVAVGDKVEALVLQKEDKEGRLILSKKRAQYERAWGTIEQVKEEDGVVTGTVIEVVKGGLILDIGLRGFLPASLVEMRRVRDLQPYVGKELEAKIIELDKNRNNVVLSRRAWLEQTQSEVRQGFLTQLQKGQIRKGVVSSIVNFGAFVDLGGVDGLVHVSELSWKHIDHPSEVVAVGDEVTVEVLDVDMDRERVSLSLKATQEDPWQHFARTHQIGQIVPGKVTKLVPFGSFVRVEEGIEGLVHISELAERHVEIPEQVVQVNDDVMVKIIDIDLERRRISLSLKQANETATAAEGEEFDPTLYGMTASYDEQGNYIYPEGFDPETGEWLEGFDEQRGIWEEQYAKAHARWEAHVKQQAEAAKAEVEAGEATSYSSEQPSTSTGSSSDDGAGSTEVAGSLASDEALQALREKLTGGQA; encoded by the coding sequence ATGACGATCACCCCCACTCTCTCGGACGCACCGCAGGTCGCGATCAACGACATCGGGTCCGAAGAGGACTTCCTCGCAGCCATCGACGCCACGATCAAGTACTTCAACGATGGCGACATCGTCGAGGGCACCATCGTGAAGGTCGACCGCGACGAGGTCCTGCTCGACATCGGCTACAAGACCGAGGGCGTCATCCCCTCGCGTGAGCTGTCGATCAAGCACGACGTCGACCCCTCCGAGGTCGTCGCCGTCGGCGACAAGGTCGAGGCCCTGGTCCTCCAGAAGGAGGACAAGGAAGGCCGCCTGATCCTGTCCAAGAAGCGCGCCCAGTACGAGCGCGCCTGGGGCACCATCGAGCAGGTCAAGGAAGAGGACGGCGTCGTCACCGGCACCGTCATCGAGGTCGTCAAGGGTGGTCTCATCCTGGACATCGGCCTCCGCGGCTTCCTGCCCGCCTCCCTCGTCGAGATGCGTCGCGTCCGCGACCTCCAGCCGTACGTCGGCAAGGAGCTCGAGGCGAAGATCATCGAGCTCGACAAGAACCGCAACAACGTCGTGCTCTCGCGTCGTGCGTGGCTCGAGCAGACCCAGTCCGAGGTGCGTCAGGGCTTCCTGACCCAGCTCCAGAAGGGTCAGATCCGCAAGGGCGTCGTCTCCTCCATCGTCAACTTCGGTGCGTTCGTGGACCTCGGCGGCGTCGACGGCCTGGTGCACGTCTCCGAGCTGTCGTGGAAGCACATCGACCACCCGAGCGAGGTCGTCGCCGTGGGCGACGAGGTCACCGTCGAGGTCCTCGACGTGGACATGGACCGCGAGCGTGTCTCCCTGTCGCTGAAGGCGACGCAGGAGGACCCGTGGCAGCACTTCGCCCGGACCCACCAGATCGGCCAGATCGTCCCGGGCAAGGTCACCAAGCTGGTGCCGTTCGGTTCGTTCGTGCGTGTCGAGGAGGGCATCGAGGGCCTGGTGCACATCTCCGAGCTCGCCGAGCGTCACGTCGAGATCCCCGAGCAGGTCGTCCAGGTCAACGACGACGTCATGGTCAAGATCATCGACATCGACCTCGAGCGTCGCCGGATCTCGCTGTCGCTCAAGCAGGCCAACGAGACCGCCACGGCCGCCGAGGGTGAGGAGTTCGACCCGACGCTGTACGGCATGACCGCGTCGTACGACGAGCAGGGCAACTACATCTACCCGGAGGGCTTCGACCCGGAGACCGGCGAGTGGCTCGAGGGGTTCGACGAGCAGCGCGGCATCTGGGAAGAGCAGTACGCCAAGGCGCACGCCCGCTGGGAGGCGCACGTCAAGCAGCAGGCCGAGGCCGCCAAGGCGGAGGTCGAGGCCGGCGAGGCGACGTCGTACTCCTCCGAGCAGCCGAGCACCAGCACCGGCAGCAGCAGCGACGACGGCGCGGGCAGCACCGAGGTCGCGGGCTCGCTCGCGTCCGACGAGGCGCTGCAGGCGCTCCGCGAGAAGCTCACGGGCGGCCAGGCCTGA
- a CDS encoding phosphotransferase: MDGYGLRPLAGGHSGETFLAEAAGERTVVRIYAERGRARGPEAPHVDAAVLGLVRGLLPVPEVLDVRRPDATTGAPGLLVTSFVPGERLDLLLPGLDETSRAAVGRSVGVVLGRLAMMPLPRPGLFVDGDLRVEPLPAGDLVDFVEAHRPGSALEQWADAAYDGLLQVADAAQQLLDAVRRTCLVHSDLNPKNLLVDPRTLAVTGVLDWEFAHAGMPVTDLGNLLRFDRDPAFAGAVLATYTEHVADAPDDVLDLARAADLYALVDLAARRTDNPVAERAHRRLAAIAASGDLHAED; this comes from the coding sequence GTGGACGGCTACGGACTCCGGCCCCTCGCGGGTGGGCACAGCGGCGAGACGTTCCTCGCCGAGGCGGCGGGGGAGCGCACCGTGGTGCGGATCTACGCCGAGCGCGGCCGGGCGCGCGGGCCCGAGGCGCCGCACGTCGACGCTGCGGTCCTGGGGCTGGTGCGCGGGCTGCTGCCGGTGCCCGAGGTGCTCGACGTCCGCCGGCCCGACGCCACGACCGGTGCGCCCGGCCTGCTGGTCACCTCCTTCGTGCCGGGGGAGCGGCTCGACCTGCTGCTGCCGGGGCTCGACGAGACCTCGCGCGCGGCGGTCGGCCGCAGCGTCGGCGTCGTGCTCGGACGGCTGGCGATGATGCCCTTGCCGCGGCCCGGCCTGTTCGTCGACGGCGACCTCCGGGTCGAGCCGCTCCCGGCCGGCGACCTGGTGGACTTCGTGGAGGCGCACCGGCCCGGGTCCGCCCTCGAGCAGTGGGCCGACGCCGCGTACGACGGGCTGCTGCAGGTCGCGGACGCGGCCCAGCAGCTCCTGGACGCCGTACGGCGCACGTGCCTGGTGCACAGCGACCTGAACCCGAAGAACCTGCTGGTCGACCCGCGCACCCTCGCGGTCACCGGGGTGCTGGACTGGGAGTTCGCGCACGCCGGGATGCCGGTCACCGACCTGGGCAACCTGCTCCGGTTCGACCGCGACCCGGCGTTCGCGGGCGCGGTGCTGGCGACGTACACCGAGCACGTGGCCGACGCCCCCGACGACGTGCTGGACCTGGCCCGGGCGGCCGACCTGTACGCCCTGGTCGACCTCGCCGCCCGGCGGACGGACAACCCGGTCGCCGAGCGGGCGCACCGGCGGCTCGCCGCGATCGCCGCGAGCGGGGACCTGCACGCGGAGGACTGA